Proteins co-encoded in one Syngnathoides biaculeatus isolate LvHL_M chromosome 22, ASM1980259v1, whole genome shotgun sequence genomic window:
- the egr2b gene encoding early growth response protein 2b isoform X1 — translation METDNSRTHFHTWGNPGSTINAFWRDVGGDRSARRKPTQAWGEHPNSTQAGLGFESLCSEVMSAKTLEKGPTTLGGLENVYPVDDITSCLPTPLAIFPNSELASHYDQINVAPDPLMSVEMNAERRSVDFSSYSGGFSQPCSHRNQTFTYMGKFSIDSQYPTNWNPEGVINIVSGIFNVAQPPPPPPSASASSSPASSASPSHYSGRNLSCSMTAAHLNQVEIDPHQLYSPPPPYSSSGCGELYQDPSAFLSTSTCHIASYPPPSYSSPKQHSGQEVPGLFPIIPDYPGFLQPGCQRDMHAPSILDRKPFSPSSLDTFRGPPPLTPLNTIRNYTLGGPSHEGGGPPRLPSAYSAHNLPLRPILRPRKYPNRPSKTPIHERPYPCPAEGCDRRFSRSDELTRHIRIHTGHKPFQCRICMRNFSRSDHLTTHIRTHTGEKPFACDFCGRKFARSDERKRHTKIHLRQKDRKSSAVACAPSSSASIGSASQHAAAGISATEGMCS, via the exons atggagacagacaacagtcgcactcactttcacacctgGGGCAATCCAGGGTCTACGATTAATGCGTTTtggagggatgtgggaggagaccggagtgcccggagaaaacccacgcaggcatggggagaacatccaaactccacacaggcggggctgggattcgaatcCCTGtgctcagaagt gATGTCGGCTAAAACTCTGGAGAAGGGGCCGACGACTCTCGGGGGATTGGAGAACGTGTACCCCGTGGATGACATCACCAGCTGCTTGCCCACGCCGCTTGCTATTTTCCCCAACTCGGAACTAGCATCACATTATGACCAGATCAATGTGGCTCCAG ATCCCTTAATGAGCGTAGAGATGAACGCAGAGAGGCGTTCTGTGGACTTCTCGTCTTACTCCGGCGGTTTCTCGCAACCTTGTTCCCACCGCAACCAGACCTTTACCTACATGGGGAAATTCTCTATTGACTCCCAGTATCCAACAAACTGGAACCCCGAAGGAGTCATCAACATCGTCTCGGGCATTTTTAACGTGGCccagcctcctcctcctcctccatccgcGTCAGCATCCTCTTCTCCGGCGTCCTCTGCTTCTCCCAGTCACTACTCGGGCAGAAATTTGAGTTGCAGCATGACCGCGGCCCATCTGAACCAAGTCGAGATAGACCCCCATCAACTGTACTCCCCTCCACCGCCGTACTCCTCTTCTGGCTGCGGAGAGCTGTACCAAGATCCATCCGCGTTTCTTTCCACTTCCACGTGCCACATTGCTTCGTACCCCCCACCGTCCTACTCTTCCCCCAAGCAGCACAGCGGCCAAGAGGTGCCGGGACTGTTCCCCATCATCCCCGACTACCCTGGCTTCTTGCAGCCAGGTTGTCAGCGAGACATGCACGCTCCGAGCATTCTAGATCGGAAACCTTTCAGCCCGTCCTCCCTAGATACGTTCCGGGGTCCCCCGCCATTGACCCCGCTGAATACGATCCGAAATTACACACTCGGTGGTCCAAGCCACGAGGGAGGAGGTCCACCGAGGCTGCCCTCTGCGTACAGCGCCCACAACCTCCCTCTGAGGCCCATTCTGCGACCTCGAAAGTACCCCAATAGACCCAGCAAGACGCCGATCCATGAGCGCCCATACCCGTGCCCGGCAGAGGGCTGCGACCGGCGCTTCTCCCGCTCCGACGAGCTCACCAGACACATTCGCATCCACACGGGACACAAACCCTTCCAGTGCAGGATTTGTATGCGCAATTTCAGCCGCAGCGACCACCTCACCACGCACATACGCACGCACACTGGCGAGAAGCCGTTCGCCTGCGACTTCTGCGGACGCAAGTTCGCCAGGAGCGACGAGAGGAAGAGGCACACGAAAATCCACCTGCGACAAAAGGACAGAAAGTCCTCCGCTGTCGCCTGCGCTCCGTCCTCGTCCGCGTCCATCGGTTCCGCGTCGCAGCACGCAGCTGCCGGTATCAGCGCGACCGAGGGGATGTGCTCGTAG
- the egr2b gene encoding early growth response protein 2b isoform X2 yields MGRTSKLHTGGAGIRIPVLRSVRMSAKTLEKGPTTLGGLENVYPVDDITSCLPTPLAIFPNSELASHYDQINVAPDPLMSVEMNAERRSVDFSSYSGGFSQPCSHRNQTFTYMGKFSIDSQYPTNWNPEGVINIVSGIFNVAQPPPPPPSASASSSPASSASPSHYSGRNLSCSMTAAHLNQVEIDPHQLYSPPPPYSSSGCGELYQDPSAFLSTSTCHIASYPPPSYSSPKQHSGQEVPGLFPIIPDYPGFLQPGCQRDMHAPSILDRKPFSPSSLDTFRGPPPLTPLNTIRNYTLGGPSHEGGGPPRLPSAYSAHNLPLRPILRPRKYPNRPSKTPIHERPYPCPAEGCDRRFSRSDELTRHIRIHTGHKPFQCRICMRNFSRSDHLTTHIRTHTGEKPFACDFCGRKFARSDERKRHTKIHLRQKDRKSSAVACAPSSSASIGSASQHAAAGISATEGMCS; encoded by the exons atggggagaacatccaaactccacacaggcggggctgggattcgaatcCCTGtgctcagaagtgtgag gATGTCGGCTAAAACTCTGGAGAAGGGGCCGACGACTCTCGGGGGATTGGAGAACGTGTACCCCGTGGATGACATCACCAGCTGCTTGCCCACGCCGCTTGCTATTTTCCCCAACTCGGAACTAGCATCACATTATGACCAGATCAATGTGGCTCCAG ATCCCTTAATGAGCGTAGAGATGAACGCAGAGAGGCGTTCTGTGGACTTCTCGTCTTACTCCGGCGGTTTCTCGCAACCTTGTTCCCACCGCAACCAGACCTTTACCTACATGGGGAAATTCTCTATTGACTCCCAGTATCCAACAAACTGGAACCCCGAAGGAGTCATCAACATCGTCTCGGGCATTTTTAACGTGGCccagcctcctcctcctcctccatccgcGTCAGCATCCTCTTCTCCGGCGTCCTCTGCTTCTCCCAGTCACTACTCGGGCAGAAATTTGAGTTGCAGCATGACCGCGGCCCATCTGAACCAAGTCGAGATAGACCCCCATCAACTGTACTCCCCTCCACCGCCGTACTCCTCTTCTGGCTGCGGAGAGCTGTACCAAGATCCATCCGCGTTTCTTTCCACTTCCACGTGCCACATTGCTTCGTACCCCCCACCGTCCTACTCTTCCCCCAAGCAGCACAGCGGCCAAGAGGTGCCGGGACTGTTCCCCATCATCCCCGACTACCCTGGCTTCTTGCAGCCAGGTTGTCAGCGAGACATGCACGCTCCGAGCATTCTAGATCGGAAACCTTTCAGCCCGTCCTCCCTAGATACGTTCCGGGGTCCCCCGCCATTGACCCCGCTGAATACGATCCGAAATTACACACTCGGTGGTCCAAGCCACGAGGGAGGAGGTCCACCGAGGCTGCCCTCTGCGTACAGCGCCCACAACCTCCCTCTGAGGCCCATTCTGCGACCTCGAAAGTACCCCAATAGACCCAGCAAGACGCCGATCCATGAGCGCCCATACCCGTGCCCGGCAGAGGGCTGCGACCGGCGCTTCTCCCGCTCCGACGAGCTCACCAGACACATTCGCATCCACACGGGACACAAACCCTTCCAGTGCAGGATTTGTATGCGCAATTTCAGCCGCAGCGACCACCTCACCACGCACATACGCACGCACACTGGCGAGAAGCCGTTCGCCTGCGACTTCTGCGGACGCAAGTTCGCCAGGAGCGACGAGAGGAAGAGGCACACGAAAATCCACCTGCGACAAAAGGACAGAAAGTCCTCCGCTGTCGCCTGCGCTCCGTCCTCGTCCGCGTCCATCGGTTCCGCGTCGCAGCACGCAGCTGCCGGTATCAGCGCGACCGAGGGGATGTGCTCGTAG